From Marivirga harenae, one genomic window encodes:
- the hrpB gene encoding ATP-dependent helicase HrpB, with product MPKFDFSKIDLPIIKILPTLLQRMKEEQNLILNAEAGAGKSTIIPLALLDMLKVDQKIIMLEPRRLAAKSIAQRMSQLLGEEIGTTVGYRIRFETRVTKSTKIEVVTEGILNKMMDSDPHLTDVAIIIFDEFHERSIHADVALALARFTQQNSRPDIKLLIMSATLNQKLLAKELKAKVVVSEGRQYPVDIVYAGNLDQRLIAELTAEQIKRSLIEDEGDILVFLPGQGEILGIQDLLRKAKIKAEICPLYGQLPWPKQWSAIQPHPKGKRKVVLATSIAETSLTIEGIKIVIDTGLKRNSIFDPNSALNSLITQNISQDEATQRAGRAGRVAAGKCYRMWTQTEQNLKPSHRLAEILYADLANLKLDLAARNIHESKKLFWLTPPPLDKLIYAENLLNQLEAIDAEKHITEVGKQMHQLPCHPRLAHMLVKSTENLSLAVDIAALLEEKDPLYKKAGADISERIETLRTLRNEKRLGRNFKKIEKIASSYRSLFNIDEDNSEIDPYAIGYLLAMAYPDRIASAKRGNNAQFQLSNGSIAAIGHKDELADESWLTVANMDARSGMGKIFLAAPLNPRDLKPLVKNKRSVKWNFDDDEFVVSEDLSIGNIILKSEELDQESSPFEKRNAIIRALQLHYEELLRPDDEFANYLQELKIKSDELLDLDLKFLGITAERWLPVGIENDQQVLKKIQQLSLTSILRNLITS from the coding sequence ATGCCAAAATTTGACTTTTCTAAAATAGATTTACCGATAATCAAAATTCTTCCAACACTACTGCAAAGAATGAAAGAGGAGCAAAACCTCATATTAAATGCAGAAGCTGGTGCTGGAAAAAGCACCATCATCCCATTAGCGTTACTGGATATGCTGAAAGTGGATCAAAAAATTATCATGCTGGAGCCAAGAAGATTAGCAGCAAAATCCATAGCACAAAGGATGTCCCAGCTTTTAGGAGAAGAAATAGGCACCACCGTTGGTTACAGAATCCGCTTTGAGACCAGAGTGACCAAATCTACCAAAATAGAGGTTGTAACTGAAGGTATCCTCAACAAAATGATGGACAGTGACCCTCATCTCACAGATGTAGCCATAATCATTTTTGATGAATTTCATGAAAGAAGTATACATGCAGATGTTGCTTTAGCTTTAGCCCGCTTCACTCAACAAAATTCAAGGCCTGATATAAAGCTATTAATCATGTCTGCTACCTTGAATCAAAAATTATTGGCCAAAGAACTTAAGGCAAAAGTGGTGGTTAGCGAAGGTAGGCAATATCCTGTCGATATCGTCTATGCTGGAAATTTAGATCAAAGATTGATCGCAGAATTAACCGCAGAACAAATTAAAAGATCCTTAATAGAAGATGAAGGAGATATTTTGGTTTTCCTTCCGGGTCAGGGCGAGATTTTAGGAATACAAGATTTGCTAAGAAAAGCTAAAATAAAAGCAGAAATCTGTCCACTTTACGGCCAGCTTCCATGGCCAAAGCAGTGGTCCGCCATTCAGCCCCACCCAAAAGGAAAACGTAAAGTCGTTTTAGCCACCTCCATCGCAGAAACAAGTTTGACAATTGAAGGTATAAAAATTGTAATTGACACAGGACTAAAAAGAAATTCAATTTTTGATCCCAATTCGGCCTTAAATAGCTTAATAACTCAAAATATCTCGCAAGATGAAGCAACACAACGAGCTGGGAGGGCAGGAAGAGTAGCTGCTGGAAAATGCTATAGAATGTGGACTCAAACAGAACAAAATTTAAAACCCAGCCACAGATTGGCTGAAATCCTTTATGCTGATTTAGCCAACTTAAAATTGGATTTGGCTGCTCGAAACATTCATGAAAGTAAAAAACTTTTTTGGCTGACTCCTCCCCCTTTGGATAAGCTGATATATGCTGAAAACTTATTGAATCAATTGGAGGCTATAGACGCTGAGAAGCATATAACTGAAGTTGGTAAACAAATGCACCAACTCCCATGCCATCCAAGATTGGCACATATGCTAGTGAAATCTACCGAAAATTTATCTCTTGCTGTTGATATTGCAGCTTTACTAGAAGAAAAAGACCCGCTGTATAAAAAGGCAGGTGCTGATATAAGCGAAAGAATTGAAACCCTTAGAACACTAAGAAATGAAAAAAGATTGGGAAGAAATTTTAAAAAGATAGAAAAAATCGCTTCCTCCTACCGATCACTTTTCAATATTGATGAGGACAATAGCGAAATTGATCCTTATGCAATCGGATACTTACTAGCCATGGCCTACCCTGACAGAATTGCTTCCGCAAAAAGAGGCAATAATGCTCAGTTTCAATTGTCAAATGGCAGTATAGCGGCTATAGGGCATAAAGATGAATTAGCTGATGAAAGCTGGTTGACTGTAGCTAATATGGATGCCAGAAGTGGAATGGGAAAAATATTTTTAGCGGCTCCCCTTAATCCCAGAGACTTAAAACCCTTGGTTAAAAATAAACGCTCAGTGAAATGGAATTTTGATGATGATGAGTTTGTAGTCAGTGAAGATTTAAGTATCGGAAATATCATTTTAAAAAGTGAGGAGCTGGACCAAGAATCAAGCCCTTTTGAAAAAAGAAACGCTATAATTAGAGCATTGCAGCTGCATTACGAGGAACTTCTTAGACCTGATGATGAATTTGCTAATTACCTACAAGAACTGAAAATTAAAAGTGATGAATTGCTTGATTTAGATCTGAAATTTCTAGGTATAACTGCTGAAAGGTGGTTACCAGTGGGAATTGAAAATGATCAACAGGTATTAAAAAAGATTCAACAGCTTTCTTTAACATCAATTCTCCGAAATCTAATTACATCCTAG
- a CDS encoding alpha/beta fold hydrolase, whose translation MKKTSLHAVVQLNASSKEWVVFVHGAGGSTATWKYQIETFKSFYNILLVDLRDHGKSKNIEPEIEKYNFDLISKDLKDLLDEHKIKKAHFITLSFGSVIMQDLSIKHPKLVASAIFAGGIFKANNLIKSFVQLARIFNLFLPYKWMYSIFSYLLMPYRTHQTSRKIYQKQAQKLTPTEYMKWVGLYGEFFKLLDRFYCQEINFPALALMGKEDYIFLNSAKSFAKNHPSVIYKEIMEAGHICNIDQAEIFNELALDFTRQHQYKETVDFPTLHAHKIKAG comes from the coding sequence ATGAAAAAAACATCTCTCCATGCTGTTGTTCAGTTGAATGCTTCCTCCAAAGAATGGGTAGTTTTTGTTCATGGAGCAGGTGGAAGCACAGCCACCTGGAAATATCAAATAGAAACTTTTAAATCATTTTATAATATTTTACTCGTTGATCTGCGAGATCACGGGAAATCTAAAAATATCGAACCCGAAATAGAGAAATATAATTTTGATCTCATTTCAAAAGATTTAAAAGACTTGCTTGATGAGCATAAAATTAAAAAGGCACATTTTATTACCTTAAGCTTTGGCAGTGTCATCATGCAAGATTTAAGCATCAAGCACCCAAAATTGGTGGCGAGCGCAATTTTTGCTGGAGGTATTTTCAAAGCTAATAACTTGATAAAATCTTTTGTTCAATTGGCTCGGATTTTCAATTTGTTTTTACCCTATAAATGGATGTATAGCATCTTCTCATACTTATTGATGCCTTACAGAACACATCAAACATCAAGAAAAATTTACCAAAAGCAAGCCCAAAAGTTGACTCCAACTGAATACATGAAATGGGTTGGTTTATATGGCGAGTTTTTCAAGCTTTTGGATAGGTTTTATTGTCAAGAAATTAACTTTCCAGCACTAGCATTGATGGGTAAAGAGGATTACATCTTTTTGAATTCTGCTAAAAGTTTTGCTAAAAATCACCCCTCAGTAATCTATAAAGAAATCATGGAGGCCGGTCATATCTGCAACATCGATCAAGCAGAAATTTTCAATGAACTGGCACTTGACTTTACTCGTCAGCATCAGTACAAGGAAACAGTTGACTTCCCTACTCTCCATGCCCATAAAATTAAAGCGGGATGA
- a CDS encoding TonB-dependent receptor domain-containing protein, with product MKYIYIILLLVTVNYSFAQQRGGYGGAGNSQITGKIDGTILDEKNSEPVSYATVVVKSPASGETVNGVVTGDDGKFKIVGLKLGKYIIEISFVGYQKFTQEVELTPKEPDFTFEKIQLVTDTDQLEEVVVAGKRETIENKIDRIVYNAEQDVANMGGDASDVLRRAPLLAVDQDGNVSLRGNSNVQILINGKPSSMFGANTGDALKMIPSDQIKSVEVITSPSAKYDGEGTAGIINIITKKQTPQGFAGNVDLTAGTRINRGVVGINAGKGRLGFNANGSSFYSWPQYATTDFYQRTVVNGQENIREQNGENLSNRLGYFGNMGAFYDFNAYHSLSTSLRLRGFNSTSSGTNTVSQNLGGDESSFQRFQDNFSQNWGYEWSLDYVMKFPEQEGREFSASYKIDGNVRDQEFEINQENPENYEVGRNVNDGNNRENTVQLDYTHPMGENFKLETGFKSIIRDIDSDFRYEEQPEGANSYQVVDNRTDIFFYNQDVFAGYISTQTNITKKLGVIAGVRYEYTGLEGNFEEATEQAFGPISYENWLPSIIVSQKFGKFNSLKLAYNRRIQRPSLGNVNPYVEIGNIRNISFGNPMLNPELSDNYELGYSTFLKGTSFNLSFFYNDISEVIQSVIFEDPERDATVTTFDNVGTQQNVGSNVFISTKFFDIWTVRGGINANYFMSEGIIQGQEVENNAWLFSGNINSNIELPKDWVIDAFGFARPRRQTLQGYNPAFSIFGMGIKKQIWEKRGSIGLSIIEPFKARKPFESELGEENSDFYQRNVFAIPFRSFGINFSYKFGQLDYKARTKRSRISNDDQKSGGDDGQSF from the coding sequence ATGAAGTATATATACATTATTTTATTACTAGTGACCGTAAATTACTCTTTCGCGCAACAAAGAGGAGGTTATGGAGGAGCCGGAAATTCGCAAATTACTGGGAAAATTGATGGAACTATTTTAGATGAAAAAAATTCTGAGCCTGTTTCGTATGCAACTGTAGTTGTAAAATCACCAGCAAGTGGTGAAACCGTTAACGGAGTTGTAACTGGTGATGACGGCAAGTTTAAGATCGTAGGTTTAAAACTTGGAAAGTATATTATCGAAATTTCATTTGTGGGTTACCAAAAATTTACACAAGAAGTGGAATTGACACCAAAGGAGCCTGATTTTACTTTCGAAAAAATACAGCTAGTAACAGACACAGATCAATTAGAAGAAGTAGTTGTTGCGGGTAAAAGAGAAACCATAGAAAACAAAATAGATAGAATAGTTTACAATGCCGAACAGGATGTTGCTAACATGGGTGGGGATGCATCGGATGTTTTAAGAAGAGCACCCCTCCTAGCGGTTGACCAGGACGGAAATGTTTCCCTGAGAGGAAACTCAAACGTTCAAATACTAATAAATGGAAAACCAAGTAGTATGTTTGGAGCAAATACGGGAGATGCATTGAAAATGATTCCTTCTGATCAGATTAAAAGTGTAGAAGTAATCACCTCCCCTTCCGCCAAGTATGATGGTGAAGGTACTGCCGGTATTATCAACATAATTACTAAAAAACAAACCCCCCAAGGTTTTGCAGGAAATGTAGATTTAACTGCAGGTACTCGAATTAATAGAGGTGTTGTTGGTATTAATGCAGGAAAAGGTAGATTGGGCTTTAATGCAAACGGTAGTTCATTTTATTCCTGGCCGCAGTATGCAACGACAGATTTCTACCAAAGAACGGTAGTTAATGGTCAAGAAAATATTCGCGAACAAAATGGAGAAAACTTGAGCAATCGATTGGGTTACTTTGGAAATATGGGTGCATTTTATGACTTCAACGCTTACCATAGTTTATCGACTAGTCTAAGGTTACGCGGATTCAATAGTACTTCATCTGGAACCAATACAGTTTCACAAAACTTAGGAGGAGATGAGAGCTCATTTCAAAGATTTCAAGACAACTTCTCACAAAACTGGGGATATGAATGGTCATTAGACTATGTAATGAAATTTCCAGAACAAGAAGGAAGAGAATTTTCAGCTTCATACAAAATAGATGGTAATGTTAGAGATCAAGAATTTGAGATTAATCAAGAGAATCCAGAAAACTATGAAGTTGGACGAAATGTAAATGATGGAAATAACAGAGAAAATACTGTACAACTTGATTACACTCATCCAATGGGAGAGAATTTCAAATTAGAAACTGGTTTTAAATCCATTATTCGCGATATAGATAGTGATTTTCGCTACGAAGAGCAGCCAGAGGGTGCAAATTCATACCAAGTAGTGGATAATAGAACAGATATCTTCTTCTATAATCAAGATGTATTTGCAGGATACATTTCTACTCAAACTAATATCACAAAAAAATTAGGCGTGATAGCAGGAGTTCGATACGAGTACACAGGCTTAGAGGGAAATTTTGAAGAAGCTACCGAGCAAGCATTTGGCCCTATTTCTTATGAAAACTGGTTACCCAGCATCATAGTCAGTCAAAAGTTTGGCAAGTTCAACTCCCTAAAGCTAGCTTATAATCGAAGAATTCAAAGGCCTAGTTTGGGTAATGTAAATCCATATGTAGAAATAGGAAATATTCGAAATATCAGCTTTGGTAATCCCATGCTAAATCCTGAATTATCTGATAATTACGAACTCGGTTATAGTACATTTTTAAAAGGCACATCGTTTAACCTTTCTTTCTTTTACAATGATATCAGCGAAGTCATTCAATCCGTGATTTTCGAAGACCCAGAAAGAGATGCTACTGTGACTACTTTTGATAATGTGGGAACACAGCAAAACGTAGGGAGTAACGTATTTATATCCACTAAATTTTTTGATATTTGGACTGTTCGCGGTGGAATAAATGCTAATTATTTCATGTCAGAAGGAATTATTCAAGGGCAGGAGGTTGAAAACAATGCGTGGTTGTTTAGCGGTAATATTAATTCAAATATTGAATTACCAAAAGACTGGGTTATAGATGCTTTTGGATTTGCGAGACCTAGGAGACAAACCTTGCAAGGATATAACCCGGCATTTTCAATTTTTGGCATGGGAATAAAAAAGCAGATCTGGGAAAAAAGAGGAAGCATTGGTCTTTCTATAATAGAACCTTTTAAGGCTAGAAAACCATTTGAAAGTGAATTAGGAGAGGAAAATAGCGATTTCTACCAAAGAAATGTCTTTGCGATTCCATTTCGTTCTTTTGGAATTAACTTCAGCTATAAATTTGGTCAGCTAGATTACAAAGCAAGGACAAAGCGAAGTCGAATCTCTAATGATGATCAAAAATCTGGAGGAGATGATGGCCAATCGTTTTAA
- a CDS encoding alkyl hydroperoxide reductase: protein MKIEYQKITLKIAAIYNILWGGWVVLFPQHFFDLVGMERINHPMVWQGMGMVIGVYGLGYWWSSHNPLRHWPIIMVGFLGKIFGPIGFIFNYVQGFVPFEFIFTLITNDFIWWIPFFLILKDVHVKTNWNLS from the coding sequence AAAATAGAATATCAAAAAATTACCTTAAAAATAGCAGCTATCTATAATATACTATGGGGAGGCTGGGTCGTTCTGTTTCCTCAACATTTCTTCGATTTAGTTGGTATGGAAAGAATTAATCATCCGATGGTCTGGCAAGGGATGGGAATGGTCATTGGCGTTTATGGTTTAGGATACTGGTGGTCATCACATAATCCACTTAGACACTGGCCGATAATAATGGTAGGCTTTCTAGGAAAGATATTTGGACCCATAGGTTTTATATTTAATTATGTGCAAGGATTCGTTCCATTTGAATTCATTTTTACATTAATTACCAATGATTTCATATGGTGGATACCATTTTTCTTAATTTTAAAAGACGTTCATGTTAAAACAAATTGGAACTTATCTTGA
- a CDS encoding MATE family efflux transporter — MTSSDEFGTKPINYLLRKQAVPSAIGILTLSIYGIVDTIFVGNYVGSVGIAAITVVIPITFLISSIGMGIGIGGASIISRALGSGKTEKANKTFGNQLTLTFILGIFFSLACWIFIEPLLAAFGAKGDILQPTVEYFTILLLGIPVLAFAMMSNSIFRAVGYPKVAMVVMIVPAIVNVILDPIFIAVLGWGIEGAAWATTFSYLFSAAYAGYFFLKGKTGFILKKSDFVLDLKLTGEIFSIGSVTFARQGVVSLLFLVLNNSLFKYGGESAIAVYGIINRMMMLVNVPAIGITQGSMPIIGYNYGADLFKRVSLTLRNAIISATVLSSVIYAGILIFTPQIVSVFTNDQDLIKETVPALRITFLMTPLIAFQLISSAYFQALGKALPALLLTLTKQGFFLIPLLLILPSFYEINGIWIAFPIADLATAIVCMSYLLYDSKKIVLNPSSV; from the coding sequence ATGACCTCCTCAGACGAATTCGGCACTAAGCCTATAAACTACTTATTAAGAAAACAAGCAGTTCCATCCGCAATTGGAATTCTAACGCTATCCATATATGGCATTGTCGACACTATTTTTGTAGGTAATTATGTAGGCTCAGTAGGGATCGCTGCCATCACTGTAGTTATTCCTATAACATTTTTGATTTCTTCAATTGGGATGGGGATCGGAATCGGTGGTGCTTCTATTATTTCAAGAGCTCTTGGCTCTGGCAAAACAGAAAAAGCCAATAAAACATTTGGTAATCAGCTTACCTTAACTTTCATTTTAGGAATATTTTTTAGTTTGGCGTGTTGGATATTTATAGAACCGTTACTTGCAGCTTTTGGAGCAAAGGGAGATATTCTCCAACCAACCGTTGAGTATTTCACAATCCTATTATTGGGAATCCCTGTATTGGCATTTGCCATGATGTCCAACAGTATTTTTCGCGCAGTTGGATACCCTAAGGTTGCGATGGTAGTCATGATTGTTCCCGCAATTGTAAATGTCATTTTAGACCCGATTTTTATTGCGGTTTTAGGATGGGGAATTGAAGGAGCTGCTTGGGCAACTACATTTTCGTACCTTTTTAGTGCTGCTTACGCAGGTTATTTCTTTTTGAAAGGCAAAACTGGATTTATATTAAAGAAGTCAGATTTTGTTTTGGACCTAAAACTTACTGGAGAGATTTTTTCTATAGGATCAGTAACCTTTGCCCGTCAAGGAGTAGTGAGTTTACTGTTTTTAGTATTGAATAATTCTTTATTTAAATATGGAGGAGAAAGTGCTATTGCAGTGTACGGAATTATAAATAGGATGATGATGTTGGTAAATGTCCCTGCAATAGGGATTACACAAGGTTCCATGCCTATTATAGGCTATAATTATGGGGCGGATTTATTTAAGAGGGTTAGTTTGACTTTAAGAAATGCCATCATTTCTGCTACAGTACTTTCTTCTGTTATCTACGCAGGCATCTTGATTTTCACACCTCAAATAGTCAGTGTTTTTACTAATGATCAAGATTTAATAAAAGAGACTGTTCCGGCATTAAGAATTACATTTTTGATGACACCTTTAATCGCATTCCAGCTAATTAGTTCAGCGTATTTTCAGGCGTTAGGCAAAGCTTTGCCTGCACTTCTATTAACATTGACTAAGCAAGGTTTCTTTCTGATACCTCTTCTCTTGATATTACCAAGTTTCTATGAAATTAATGGAATATGGATTGCGTTCCCTATTGCAGACCTCGCAACGGCAATTGTTTGCATGAGCTATCTATTATACGATAGTAAGAAAATTGTACTTAATCCATCATCAGTATAA
- a CDS encoding sodium-dependent bicarbonate transport family permease: MNFGLLVENLSNPALLFFLFGIIAVMLKSDLQIPESSSKFISLYLLFSIGFKGGHELAHAELGWSVFWTVLFALATSVLIPIYSFFILKGKLGSQNAGAIAASYGSISAVTFITAVSFLELQKISFGGHMVAIMAMLEAPAIMVGVLLLNMYKEEKSEKLLDRSVVSHAFTNGSVLLILGSLVIGWIASDSQAKGIEPFTTDIFKGFLAIFLLDMGISSGKKLGNLFQHGKFIFAFSILMPLFNGVVVSILSGLITSEVGDRFLLSILSASASYIAVPAAMKIAAPKANPSLYLPMALAITFPFNITLGFPVYMKIIEMNLL; the protein is encoded by the coding sequence ATGAATTTTGGACTGTTAGTTGAAAATTTAAGCAATCCTGCCCTTCTTTTTTTTCTTTTTGGGATTATTGCAGTGATGCTAAAAAGTGATTTACAAATACCAGAGAGCTCATCAAAATTTATATCTCTGTATTTATTATTTTCCATTGGTTTTAAAGGTGGACATGAATTAGCACATGCTGAATTGGGTTGGTCGGTATTTTGGACGGTGCTCTTCGCTCTGGCTACCTCTGTATTAATTCCAATCTATTCATTTTTCATACTGAAAGGAAAACTAGGCTCACAAAATGCAGGTGCTATAGCAGCTTCCTACGGTTCCATTAGTGCAGTTACTTTTATAACAGCAGTAAGCTTTCTCGAGCTGCAAAAGATCAGCTTTGGTGGACATATGGTTGCTATAATGGCCATGTTAGAAGCCCCAGCGATCATGGTGGGTGTACTATTGCTGAATATGTATAAGGAAGAAAAATCTGAAAAATTGCTTGATCGATCGGTAGTATCTCATGCCTTTACCAATGGAAGTGTACTGCTAATCCTTGGAAGTCTCGTTATAGGCTGGATTGCAAGTGATAGTCAAGCAAAAGGGATAGAACCATTCACCACAGATATCTTCAAAGGTTTTTTAGCAATATTTCTGTTAGATATGGGTATATCTAGTGGTAAAAAATTAGGGAATCTTTTTCAACATGGAAAATTCATTTTCGCATTTTCAATTCTAATGCCATTATTTAATGGAGTAGTAGTAAGTATTCTTAGTGGATTGATCACTTCAGAAGTGGGTGACCGGTTTTTATTAAGTATTTTGTCAGCAAGTGCATCTTATATTGCAGTTCCTGCCGCTATGAAAATTGCTGCACCAAAGGCGAACCCCAGTTTATATTTACCTATGGCTTTAGCGATAACATTTCCATTTAATATAACCCTGGGCTTTCCAGTGTATATGAAAATAATTGAAATGAATCTACTTTAG
- a CDS encoding DoxX family protein translates to MLKQIGTYLEMKGSVWLIAGFYLIAGVNHFINPQFYWPLIPPFFENPEEINKISGIAEILLAGGLFFYPSRKTTSFITIIVLLAFVPSHIYFIQIGSCIENGLCVPEWIGWLRLIVVHPALILWAWRVGKSTVSLY, encoded by the coding sequence ATGTTAAAACAAATTGGAACTTATCTTGAAATGAAGGGTTCAGTGTGGCTGATAGCCGGATTCTATTTGATAGCAGGAGTTAATCATTTTATTAATCCGCAATTTTATTGGCCACTGATTCCACCCTTTTTCGAAAATCCCGAAGAAATTAATAAGATTAGTGGGATAGCCGAAATTCTACTTGCAGGAGGACTTTTCTTCTACCCCAGCAGAAAAACTACTTCTTTTATCACGATTATTGTACTTTTGGCTTTTGTTCCTTCACACATCTATTTCATTCAAATTGGTTCCTGCATTGAGAATGGTCTATGCGTTCCGGAATGGATTGGATGGTTAAGATTAATAGTTGTTCATCCCGCTTTAATTTTATGGGCATGGAGAGTAGGGAAGTCAACTGTTTCCTTGTACTGA